AAATTTCCCAACATGTCCTTCTGGCACAGAATAATGATTCTGTTTTATGACAACTGTACTATACTTATCCACCCGACATTCTATTAACTCTGCAACGTCAAAAGGAGTTATTGCTGGCTTGGATACAGACCTTTCGTGTTCCATTAATTCAATGTGTTTTAATAAATGCTGGTGATGTAACTGCTGGTTGATTCTTATTAGTACCCTTGTCAAATGTTCCTCTGCCTCTTTTAAACTTGTAAATTTATAATTTGATGAAAATGCCTTTCTACGAATGTACTCTACACTACGTTCAACGTGGCCTTTTTCATTTCCCTTTCTTGGTTCACATAGTCGAATTTTAAACCCATAATAATCTGAAATATTTTTCATACCGTCGGTGATTTCCCTTTCTGATCCTATGAACGATTTAACCACAGTCCTCATATTGTCATAGGTAAATACCGTAGGGATAAAACCAATGTGTTCAATAAATAAGGAATGGATGTCTAAAACACAAACCATGGTTTCAGACTCATAGATTTTCGCAAATCGATAATTACTATGTGCTAAAGTGAAAACCGCTAGGGAATAGCTTCTTAATTTTCCATTCACCTCGATTTTAATTTCTCCCCAATCAAATTCCACTTCATAACCAGGTTCGCAATTTCTACGTATGAATACCTCGTTTTTCTTTGCTAGCTCCGTGTTTACAAAATTACGTACTGTGGTATAACTAATTTCACACCCTTCCTCTATCAACTTTTCATGCATATCAATGATTTTCATTTGTTGTTTACCTAAA
The window above is part of the Bacillus andreraoultii genome. Proteins encoded here:
- the istA gene encoding IS21 family transposase is translated as MNVKQQIIKMHLEGKSQRKIAKELKKSRNTVKKYIKEFENSKLTDVRNLPIPEEIIKPPTYTKRVGRKRVLSDEIIEKIRGYIKENEWKRENNLGKQQMKIIDMHEKLIEEGCEISYTTVRNFVNTELAKKNEVFIRRNCEPGYEVEFDWGEIKIEVNGKLRSYSLAVFTLAHSNYRFAKIYESETMVCVLDIHSLFIEHIGFIPTVFTYDNMRTVVKSFIGSEREITDGMKNISDYYGFKIRLCEPRKGNEKGHVERSVEYIRRKAFSSNYKFTSLKEAEEHLTRVLIRINQQLHHQHLLKHIELMEHERSVSKPAITPFDVAELIECRVDKYSTVVIKQNHYSVPEGHVGKF